From the genome of Streptomyces sp. V2I9:
GTGAGGGTCTGGTAGCCCATGTACTCGGCGAAGGACTCGTTGAGCCAGATGTCGTCCCACCAGGTCAACGTGACGAGGTCGCCGAACCACATGTGGGCCATCTCGTGGGCGATGACCATGGCGCGGGTCTGGCGTTCGGTGTCGGTGACGGCGGAGCGGTAGACGAACTCGTCGCGGAAGGTGACGAGTCCGGGGTTCTCCATGGCGCCCGCGTTGAACTCGGGGACGAAGGCCTGGTCGTAGGAGTCGAACGGGTAGGGCTCGTCGAACTTCTCGTGGTAGCGGTCGTAGCAGGCGCGGGTGATGTCGAGGATCTCGTCGGCGTCGGCGTCCAGGTGGGGGGCGAGGGAGCGGCGGCAGTGGATGCCGAAGGGCAGTCCGGCGTGTTCGGTGGTGATCGAGTGCCAGGGGCCGGCGGCGACGGCGACGAGGTAGGTGGAGATCAGCGGGGTGGGGGCGATGGTCCAGCGCCCTTCCCCGGTGTGTTCGGCGACGCCGTTGCCGAGGACGGTCCAGCCCTCGGGGGCGGTGACGTCGATGGCGAAGACCGACTTGAGGTCGGGCTGGTCGAAGGCGGCGAAGACGCGCTGGACGTCTTCCATGAAGAGCTGGGTGTAGAGGTAGGTCTCGCCGTCGGTGGGGTCGGTGAAGCGGTGCATGCCCTCGCCGGTGCGGGAGTAGTGCATCGCGGCGTCGACGCGCAGTTCGTGGGGGCCGGCGGTGAGGCCGGTGAGGGGGTAGCGGTTGCCGTCGAGGAGGGCGGGGTCGAGCGGCTGTCCGTCGAGGCTGATCGAGCGCAGGGTGGCGGGCTTGACCTCGACGAAGGTGTCTCCGGCCGCCCGGGCGGTGAACCGGATGGCGGTGCGGGAGTCGAAGGTCTCCTCGCCGGTGGTGAGGTCGAGGGCGATCGTGTACCGCTCCACGTCGAGGAACTGGGCTCGGGTCTGCGCTTCGTCGCGCGTCAGTACGGACATGGCCCCATGCTGCCGTACGGGGGACGGAGGGCGCAGCGGGGTTCTCGCAGGGCGGACCCGGTCCGGGGCCTCCGCTGACGGGGCGGATCCGGCGGACGGGAAGTGCCGGCGCGGAGACGGCCCGGAGGAGGAGGTGGGGAGGAGGGAGGCCCGGAGAGGGGGACGGTTCGGGGAGGGGACGGTTCGGAGAGGGGGACGGTTCGGGGAGGGGCGGGCCGGGGGTCCGGGAAGGAAGGTCGGGGAGGAGAAGTCGGGAGAGGTCGTCGTGGCCCGTGCCGGGCGCTTCGCGTACGGAGCGGGCCACCGAAACCAGTGTCTTGATCACATGGCTGGCGGACCCGATTTACCCCTAATCGACCGTCAGATAAGGCGTTTGCTCCCCTTTTGGCCAGATCCGTTTCGATCGGATTTGGTCAGGCGAAAAGTCGACTCTATGGTCACACCGCGTCCCCACCTTCCTTTCTTCCTCCTCATCTTTCTCACGCCAAGGAGCAGCCTGCCCATGCACGGAACCATCGACGGTTTCACCTACGGCGCCGTGACCCCCGTGGTGGCCTACGTGATGGCCTGTCTGGGCAGCGCGCTGGGGCTGCGCTGCACCATCCGCTCCCTGCGCAACGACACCTCGTGGAAGCCCGGCTGGCTCGCGCTCGGCGCGGCCGCCATCGGCTCGGGCATCTGGACGATGCACTTCGTCGCCATGATGGGCTTCCACGTGGCGGAGACGCCGATCTCCTACGACCTCCGGCAGACGGTACTGAGCCTCGTCGTCGCGATCGTGGTGGTCGGGGCGGGCGTCTTCATCGTGGGCTACCGGGGGGCGACCCGTACGGCGCTGTTGGCGGCGGGCCTGACCACCGGGCTCGGGGTCGCGGGCATGCACTACATCGGCATGGCGGGCATGCGGATGAACGGGCGGCTGGAATACAGCACGGTGGCCGTCACGCTCTCCGTCCTGATCGCGGTCGTCGCCGCGACCGCCGCCCTGTGGGCGGCCGTGTCGGTCAAGGGATTCCTGCCGAGTCTCGGCGCGTCCCTGGTGATGGGCGTCGCCGTCACCGGCATGCACTACACGGGGATGAGCGGCCTCTCGGTGCGGCTGCACCAGTCCCACGGTTCGCAGACGCTCGGCGGTGACTCCGCGGTCTCGATCGTGCTGCCGATGATGGTCGGGCCCCTGGCGTTCCTGCTTCTCGCGGCCGTCGTGGTGATGTTCGACCCGATCCTCGTGCTCGGTGAGGGCGAGTGGGCGGCCCCCGCCGCGCCGGAGGCCCCGCGGAACCCGGACGCCGGGCGGCCCGCAGGCTTCGGGGCCGCGCACGCGGGTCCGCCCCCGTACCACGGAACACCCACGGCCCCCGGAGCGTCCCCGTACCACGGAACACCCACGCCCCCCGGTCCGTCCCCGTACCACGGAACACCCACGCCCCCCGGTCCGTCCCCGTACCACGGAACACCCACGCCCCCCGGTCCGTCCCCGTACCACGGAACACCCACGCCCCCCGGTACGGCGACGCCCCGGCGTACGGTCCCGTACCCGGCGGCGTACGACCGGCTCGACGTCCACGGACCGTCGCAGCCTCAGCCGGCCCAGCCTCAGCCGTCGCCGCACCACCCGTCGTTCTGACGGCTGCTCGGCATCCGCCGCTCCGGCGGCGGGCACGGGGCCGGGAGGGGCTTCCGCGCCGTCTCAGGCTCCGGCGCCGTTCTCCGTCTCCTCGGCGATGCGCTCGTGGTGGCGGATCACCTCGGCGATGATGAAGTTCAGCAGTTTCTCCGCGAACGCCGGGTCCAGGTTCGCGCTCTGCGCCAGCTGCCGTAGCCGGGCGATCTGGCGGGTCTCGCGCGCGGGGTCGGCGGGCGGCAGCCGGTGGTCCGCCTTGAGGCGGCCGACCTGCTGGGTGGCCTTGAAACGCTCGGCCAGCATGTGGACGACGGCGGCGTCGATGTTGTCGATGCTCTCGCGCAGCCGGCTCAGCTCGGCCTGGACGGAGGCGTCGATCTCGCTCGTACTCATGGTCAGCGAGCTTAGACCGCCGCCGTCAGGTGGCGATCGTCGGCGGATCGTCGGGGTCGGGCACCTGGTCGCTCCAGCCGCCGGGCACGCTGCGGCCCTGCTGCTCGCGGAAGCGGACGGGGGCGGTGCCGACCCGGCGGGCGAAGAGGCGGGAGAAGTAGGCCGGATCGTCGTAGCCGACGCGGCGGGCCACGGCGGCGACCGGGAGGTCGGTGGCGGCGAGGAGTTCCTTGGCCCGGCCCAGCCGGATGCCGAGCAGGTAGTCCTTGGGGCTGCAGCCGGCGCCGCGCCGTACGACGGTGCGCAGTTCGGCGGCCGTCATGCCGTGCCGGGCGGCGTGCTCGGCGACGGTGAGCGGCTGGTAGGCGTCGCGGGCCAGCGCCTGGAGGACCGGGTCGCCGTCCGGGCCGATGCCGGCGCGGGCCCGGCGCAGGGAGACGAGGAGTTCGTGGACGGCGGCCGCGGTCTCCACCTCCAGCAGCGGGTTGCCGCGCCGGGCGGCGCGCACCATGCGTCCCACGGCGGCGCGCGGGGCGGCGGTGTCGGAGAGCGGGACGAGGGGGCGGTCCGGCTCGATGTAGCCGAGTTCGGTGTACGTGGTGGTGGCGGGTCCGGTGAAGTCGACGAAGCTCTCGTCCCAGCCGGCGCCGGGGTCGGCTCCGTAGTGGTGGGGGGTTCCGGGGGTCAGCCAGATGAGGCTGGGGCCGGTGACCGGGGTGCGGCGGCCGTCGGGGCCCTTGAACCATCCGGTGCCGGAGTGGACGATCACGGCGACGTGGTGGTCGAGGGTGCGGGGGCCGACGGTGGGCAGCGCCCCGTGCTGGAGGCCGACGCCGAGGCAGACGAGCCCCAGGCGGTGGTGGAGCGGGCTCGGGGTGAAGAAGCGCATCCAGGTGTGGTACATCGCGGTCCTTCCCTCCCGGGTGGCTCCTCGTGCCCGGACCGGCGGGTCCGTTGCGTCCAATCAACAGCGATCTTTGTCCATGGACCCGGTGCGCGCCAGAGGTGACAGTGGTCGGACCACTCGACCCGAGGGCCGCGGCGCGGCCGAGCACAGGAGCGTACGAGCACCATGACCGACTTCACCGTGGGCGACGACTGCTTCCGGTTCGACGGGAGGCCCGTGCGGCTGCTGTCGGGCGCCCTGCACTACTTCCGGGTGCACGAGGAGCAGTGGGATCACCGGC
Proteins encoded in this window:
- a CDS encoding chorismate mutase; protein product: MSTSEIDASVQAELSRLRESIDNIDAAVVHMLAERFKATQQVGRLKADHRLPPADPARETRQIARLRQLAQSANLDPAFAEKLLNFIIAEVIRHHERIAEETENGAGA
- a CDS encoding AraC family transcriptional regulator codes for the protein MYHTWMRFFTPSPLHHRLGLVCLGVGLQHGALPTVGPRTLDHHVAVIVHSGTGWFKGPDGRRTPVTGPSLIWLTPGTPHHYGADPGAGWDESFVDFTGPATTTYTELGYIEPDRPLVPLSDTAAPRAAVGRMVRAARRGNPLLEVETAAAVHELLVSLRRARAGIGPDGDPVLQALARDAYQPLTVAEHAARHGMTAAELRTVVRRGAGCSPKDYLLGIRLGRAKELLAATDLPVAAVARRVGYDDPAYFSRLFARRVGTAPVRFREQQGRSVPGGWSDQVPDPDDPPTIAT